Part of the Streptomyces sp. NBC_01460 genome, TGTCGTCACGGAAGAGCCGGTCGCCCCGGTGGAGCCTGTTGGGCACCGTGACGTGCGTTCCGGGCGTGGCGGCTCCCTCCTCCAGCACCGCGGCCATGGACATGACCTTGCTGGTGGAGCCGGGTTCGTAGACGTCCTGGAGGGCCGCGTTGCCCAGGGCCGCCGAGTTGCTCCGGGCGAGGTCGTTGGGGTCGTAGCCGGGGGCGTTCGCCATGGCGAGCACCTCACCCGTCTTCGTGTTCTGGACGATCACGTAGCCGCGGTCGGCGTCGGACTCCTGGACCTGGTCGGCGATGGCGCGCTGGGCCGCCCACTGGATGTCGCGGTCGATCGTCAGCTCGACGTCGGTGCCGGCGACGGCCGGGATCTCCGTGGAGCCGGCGGTCGGCACGGGACGCCCGCCGGCCTGGGCGTAGCGGATCTTGCCGTCCTCACCCCGGAGCTGCTTGTTCAGCTGCGCCTCCAGGCCGCCGCCGCCCTTGCCCTCGGCGTTGACGAAGCCCAGTATCCCGGCGGCCAGGTCCCCGTTGGGGTACACGCGCCTGGTGGTGGGTTCCTGGAGGACCCCGGCCAGCACGTTGGCACCGGGGCCGCCGTTCACCTTGTCCTCGGCGGCCTTCTCCGCGAAGACGGACTTGAGGTCCTTGATCTGCTTCCAGACCTGCGGAGTCTGCCGCCGCGCGAGCACCGTGTAGCGGCTCTTGGGGGTCGAGAGCTTCTTCGCCAGCTCCGCCTCCTCCTTGCCGAGGATCGGGGCGAGGAGGGCGGCCGCCTGCTGGGGGGCGTCCGGGGCCTTGCTGTCCTCGGGCGTGAACATCTTCGGGTCGGCCGTGATGTCGTGCGCGTCGACGCTGGTGGCCAGCGCGATGCCGCTGCGATCGGTGATCTCGCCGCGTTCGGCGGCGATCGTGTACTCCAGGTAGCGGTTCTTCTCCGCCTTGGCGGCGTACGTGCTCGCGTCGACCGCCTGGACCTGGAGGAGCCGTACGACGAACGCCAGCATGACGAGGGTCAGACAGAGGCTGATCAGGCGCAGCCGGGGACGTGGGCTGCCCAGGCGGATGGACTGCGGGGAGCCGCCGCGCCGCTTCCCCGCGGCCGGGCGCCGGGGGCGGCGTGCCTCGGGACGGGTGGCGGGGCGGGGACGCCCCGATCCGCCCGCCGGGTTACGGGGACGCGCGGGGCCGGGTACGCGGCGGCGCGGCGGTTCCTTGGACGGCACTGCGTCACCTGCCGGAGCTCGTCGGAAGCGGTGTGGTCGGGTTCGTGGACGGCGTGGCGGAGGATGCGGCCGGCGGCACGGACGCGGCAGGCGGCGCGGACGGGGTCGGTGAGGCCGGCTCGGCCGCGCTCGCCTCCGGTTCGGGGGCCACGGTGGGGACCGGCTGGGCGTCGGCCCGTTCGGGGACCCCGCGGACCCTGCCGTCCGGGTCAAGGAAGGCGGGGCTGCCGCCGGGCACCATGCCGAGCTCCCTGGCCCGGCGCTCCAGGGCGTCGGGTTCGGCGTAGCCGTCGACGTCGCGCTGGAGGGCCTGCTGCTCGTCGGTGAGCTCGGTGGTCTCCCGCTTGAGCTTGCTCAGCCTGAACGATCCTTCATTGAGCGCGGAGTTCAGCAGCAGGAGCGAGATCAGGCCACCGGTGAGCAGCAGCACGACCAGCAGGACGAAGGGGGTGCGGGCGGCGGTGCTCGGCCCCGAGGGCATCAGCCGGGCGAGCCGACCGGCCCGCCCCTTCATCTGCTCGGCCGTCCTGGTCACCGCGGCGCCACCGTCCACGTCCACGTCCACGTCCACGTCCTGACGGTCCGGCGGGGCCCGCTCATCGCTCTTCCTCGCGGATCCGCTGGGCGCCGCGCAGCCTGGCGGGGGCGGCCCGCCTGTTCTCGGCGACCTCTTCCTCCGTGGGCAGTTCGGCCCCGCGGGTCAGCAGCTTGAGCCGGGGCTGGTAGCGCTCGGGGACGACGGGCAGTCCGGGCGGCGCCGTGTTGGCCGCGCCGGCCGCGAAGACCTGCTTGACGAGCCGGTCCTCCAGCGAGTGGTACGAGAGGACGGCGATCCGGCCACCGACGGCCAGGCTCGCCACCGCGGCCGGAACGGCACGCTCCAGGACGGTGAGTTCGCCGTTGACCTCGATGCGGAGCGCCTGGAAGGTGCGCTTGGCCGGATTGCCGCCGGTGCGCTTGGCGGCCTGGGGCAGGGAGTCGCGGATCAGCTCGACGAGGCGGGCGCTGTTGCTGAAGGGTTCCTTCTCGCGTTCGCGGACGACGGCCGAGACGATGCGCTTGGCCTGCTTCTCCTCGCCGTACGCGCGCAGGATCCGTACGAGTTCGCCCGGCGGGTAGGTGTTGAGCACCTCGGCCGCGCCGATGCCGGTCGTCTGGTCCATGCGCATGTCGAGCGGCGCGTCCTGGGCGTAGGCGAAGCCGCGGTCGGCCTCGTCCAGCTGCATGGAGGAGACACCGAGGTCGAAGAGGACGCCCTGGACCTTGGGGATCCCCAGCCGGTCCAGCACCTCGGGCAGTTCGTCGTAGACGGCGTGGACCAGGGTGGCGCGGTCGCCGTACGGGGCGAGGCGCTCGCCCGAGAGCCGCAGCGCTTCCTTGTCGCGGTCGAGAGCGACCAGCCGGGCCGTGGGGAAGGCGGCGAGCAGGGCCTCGCTGTGTCCGCCGAGGCCGAGGGTGCAGTCGACGACGACCGGTGGCCGGGTTCCTGTCGCCTCCAGAGCCGGGGCCAACAGGTCCAGGCATCGCTGGAGCATCACCGGGACGTGTCGGGTCTGGCTCAAAGCGCCCTCTCAGGCTCTGTCCCGTGTGGCCGCACGTGCGGTCCGGTCCCCGCCCGCCCGGAAGGGGAGGTCCGCCGGCGCCGGGGAAGTGGCGTCGGCCGACCGCGAGCGGGAGAGGGCCGGGCCGCACGTACGCCGCACATCACGGGGAAGTCGAAACGTATAAGAATATGCGGTATGTGCAGGCGTGTCGGTAACTTCGCGTCACTTTAGTCCACCCTGCCATTCGATCCCGTCCCGATCAACGAACCGCACAGCGCGTCGCACCGCCTCGGTGGTGGCACGACCTCACCCGGTCGGGTGCCTGCGCGTGAGGCTTGTGGGTTACCTCACAACAAGCCTGGTTGACGTTCTTTGTCCCCTTCCCCAGCACGCCGGGAGCAGTTCTGACGACTAACGTCGTCTCCATGTCGACTTCTGCGCAGCCTTCCGCCGAGACCGATTCCGTCAACGCTTCCGAAGCCGGTTCCGAGGGAACGGTCACCGATCGCCTCGTCGGACTGAACACCCGGTACGCGGAGGCGTTCACCGACCCGGGCATGGACGCGCGGCCCGTGCTGCGCGTCGCCGTGGTCGCCTGCATGGACGCCCGCCTCGACCTCCACGCCGCGCTCGGCCTGGAGCTCGGCGACTGCCACACGATCCGTAACGCGGGCGGTGTGGTCACCGACGACGTCATCCGGTCGCTGACCATCAGCCAGCGGGCCCTCGGCACCCGCAGCGTCGTGCTCATCCACCACACGAACTGCGGCATGGAGTCCCTGACCGAGGACTTCCGGCAGGACCTGGAGCGCGAGGTCGGCCAGCGGCCGGCCTGGGCCGTCGAGGCCTACTCGGACGCCGACCAGGACGTGCGGCAGTCGATGCAGCGCGTGCGCACCTCTCCGTTCCTGCTGCACAAGGACGACATCCGCGGCTTCGTCTTCGACGTGACCACGGGCAAGCTGCGCGAGATCCTTCCGTCCTCCTGAAGCCTCCCTGAAACCCTCCGACATACGGGCCACATCCGGCATATCGCGCCCACTTGTCCACAGGCGAGTGACACGAAGCGGTAACGGCAACAAGAATGCGGGTGTGACATCTCTCCGGGTCCTCCGGGGAGTGTCCGTATTTCGGGGCGGGCGGGGCGCTTTGTGCGCCGACCCGTGCACAAGGGGCCGAGGAGGGCCGGGTGACGACCTATGACGATCGAGCGAGCCTCACAGATCTGACCACCACAGCTGAGCGGGTACGCAGGTCGGTCGAGAGTGTGATCGAGGGCAAGCCTGAGGTCGTACGGCTTTCGCTGACCGTGCTGCTCGCGGAGGGGCACCTCCTCATCGAGGACGTGCCCGGGGTCGGCAAGACGATGCTGGCCAAGGCGCTGGCGCGGTCCATCGACTGTTCGGTGCGGCGCATCCAGTTCACACCGGACCTGCTGCCCTCGGACATCACCGGTGTCTCGATCTTCGACCAGCAGCGACGTGACTTCGAGTTCAAGCCGGGCGCGATCTTCGCCCAGATCGTGATCGGCGACGAGATCAACCGCGCGTCGCCCAAGACCCAGTCGGCCCTGCTGGAGTCGATGGAGGAACGCCAGGTCACGATCGACGGCCAGACCTACGAACTGCCCGATCCCTTCATGGTGGTGGCCACCCAGAACCCGGTGGAGATGGAGGGGACCTACCCCCTCCCCGAAGCCCAGCGCGACCGCTTCATGGCCCGGGTGTCGATCGGCTA contains:
- a CDS encoding AAA family ATPase translates to MTTYDDRASLTDLTTTAERVRRSVESVIEGKPEVVRLSLTVLLAEGHLLIEDVPGVGKTMLAKALARSIDCSVRRIQFTPDLLPSDITGVSIFDQQRRDFEFKPGAIFAQIVIGDEINRASPKTQSALLESMEERQVTIDGQTYELPDPFMVVATQNPVEMEGTYPLPEAQRDRFMARVSIGYPSAEAELQMLDVHGGASPLDDLQPVAHAHDIVKLIDAVRSVHVAEAVRRYAVELVAATRQHPDLRLGASPRATLHLLRAAKASAALAGRDYALPDDVQALAVAVLAHRLLPTAQAQLNRRTAEQVVLDILQRTPVPTSGGPAAAPAQPQHRPGSPAYGRQPGVRRL
- a CDS encoding peptidoglycan D,D-transpeptidase FtsI family protein, whose translation is MPSKEPPRRRVPGPARPRNPAGGSGRPRPATRPEARRPRRPAAGKRRGGSPQSIRLGSPRPRLRLISLCLTLVMLAFVVRLLQVQAVDASTYAAKAEKNRYLEYTIAAERGEITDRSGIALATSVDAHDITADPKMFTPEDSKAPDAPQQAAALLAPILGKEEAELAKKLSTPKSRYTVLARRQTPQVWKQIKDLKSVFAEKAAEDKVNGGPGANVLAGVLQEPTTRRVYPNGDLAAGILGFVNAEGKGGGGLEAQLNKQLRGEDGKIRYAQAGGRPVPTAGSTEIPAVAGTDVELTIDRDIQWAAQRAIADQVQESDADRGYVIVQNTKTGEVLAMANAPGYDPNDLARSNSAALGNAALQDVYEPGSTSKVMSMAAVLEEGAATPGTHVTVPNRLHRGDRLFRDDIDHPTWYLTLNGVLAKSSNIGTILATGQLGKTQAEANKVLYSYLRKFGLGSTTGLDYPGESPGIVAKPQDWSTSQQYTIPFGQGLSLNAMQAASVYSTIANGGVRVEPTLVRGTKDAGGRYEASEAPERTRVVSEKTAKTLATMLESVVDDQEGTGTKAHIQGYRVAGKTGTANRVDPVRGVYKGYTASFAGFAPADDPQVTVYCAIQNPTKGSYFGGQICGPIYKKVMEFALKTLQTPPSGSDPARLPVSFKPGE
- a CDS encoding beta-class carbonic anhydrase; protein product: MSTSAQPSAETDSVNASEAGSEGTVTDRLVGLNTRYAEAFTDPGMDARPVLRVAVVACMDARLDLHAALGLELGDCHTIRNAGGVVTDDVIRSLTISQRALGTRSVVLIHHTNCGMESLTEDFRQDLEREVGQRPAWAVEAYSDADQDVRQSMQRVRTSPFLLHKDDIRGFVFDVTTGKLREILPSS
- a CDS encoding FtsB family cell division protein, whose protein sequence is MTRTAEQMKGRAGRLARLMPSGPSTAARTPFVLLVVLLLTGGLISLLLLNSALNEGSFRLSKLKRETTELTDEQQALQRDVDGYAEPDALERRARELGMVPGGSPAFLDPDGRVRGVPERADAQPVPTVAPEPEASAAEPASPTPSAPPAASVPPAASSATPSTNPTTPLPTSSGR
- the rsmH gene encoding 16S rRNA (cytosine(1402)-N(4))-methyltransferase RsmH; translation: MSQTRHVPVMLQRCLDLLAPALEATGTRPPVVVDCTLGLGGHSEALLAAFPTARLVALDRDKEALRLSGERLAPYGDRATLVHAVYDELPEVLDRLGIPKVQGVLFDLGVSSMQLDEADRGFAYAQDAPLDMRMDQTTGIGAAEVLNTYPPGELVRILRAYGEEKQAKRIVSAVVREREKEPFSNSARLVELIRDSLPQAAKRTGGNPAKRTFQALRIEVNGELTVLERAVPAAVASLAVGGRIAVLSYHSLEDRLVKQVFAAGAANTAPPGLPVVPERYQPRLKLLTRGAELPTEEEVAENRRAAPARLRGAQRIREEER